CCGGCCGGGCTCTCCCCGGTCATCGCCGGGCTGATCGCCGCCATCGGCACCTACCTCGTCTACCTGATCAGCCGCCGGGTCTCCGAGGGCGCGCGCGGCCACGGCTTCCGGATCGGCCAGATCGGCTCCGCCTCCATGGTCTCGCTCGCGCACGGGACCAACGACGCACAGAAGACCATGGGCGTGATCACTCTCGCCCTGATCGCCAACGGCACCCTGCACTCAGGGGCGAAGGCCCCGTTCTGGGTCATCCTCTCCTGCGCGCTGGCGATCAGCATCGGTACCTATACGGGTGGCTGGCGGGTGATCCGCACCCTTGGCAAGGGGCTGGTCGAGATCGAGGCGCCGCAGGGCATGGCCGCCGAGTCCTCGTCCGCCGCCGTCATCCTGCTCTCCAGCCACTTCGGCTACTCCCTGTCCACCACCCACGTCGCCACCGGTTCGATCCTGGGCACCGGCGTCGGCAAGAAGGGCGCCACGGTCCGCTGGTCCGTCGCCGGGCGGATGGCCACGGCGTGGCTGCTCACCCTGCCCGCCGCCGGCGCGGTCGGCGCGGCCGGCTACGGCCTCGCCCATGTCGTCGGCGGGACCGCCGGGGTCCTGGTCGACCTGGCGATCCTGCTCGCGGTGGCCGGCCTCATCTATGCGAAGTCCCGCGCCACCGCCGTCAGCCACAGCAACGTCAACTCCGAATGGACCGGCTCGGTCGCCCCGTCGGCCCCGGTCAAGGAGGTCGCCGCCGTATGAACTCCTGGATCAACCTGCACGCCCTGTGGGAGATCGTGGTCGTCGGCCTGCTGGCCGGGGCCGGTCTGCCGGCCCTGTTCGCCGTCGGCCTGCGCGCCCTCAGCCTGCCCGGCAGCCGGGGCCAGGCCGGCAACGGGGGCCAGGCCGGGGAGGAGCGGATCGTCGGCGGCAGCGTCCCCGGGATGGTCGCCGCCGGGCTCTGCTTCGCGGTGGTGCTGGCCGGCCTCGGCTGGGGCATCTACTACATCGTCGCCGGAAGCTGACGGCGGTGGCCGAGCATCCGCCGCCCCGAGGAGAGGCCCGCACCCATATGGCACTGCCACCGTTCCTGTCCGCAGTGATCACCTGGCTCCGGGCAGGGTATCCCGAAGGCGTCCCCGAGCACGACTACCTGCCCCTGTTCGCCCTGCTGTCGCGCCGGCTGCCCGACGCCGACGTGGCCGCGCTGGCCGACGAGCTGGCCGACGTCGGCGACCCGGCCTCGGCGCAGGCGATCCGCGCGGCCATCGCGACCGCCACCCGCGCCGAGCCGCTCGACGCGGACGTGGCCCGGGTCAGCTCCCGGCTGGCCGCCGCGGGTTGGCCGCTGGCCCGCCCCGACCACCTCGACCACGACTGAACCCGCCTGAACCCGACTGCTCCTCGCGCCGCCCCGGCCCGGTCGCCCGCTGCTCCCCGCTCAGGGCAGCGGCCGGCCGGGCCGACGACCACACCGCCGCCCGTCCGGCCGCGTTCGGCTGCCGCCCCGATGTCGCTCGCTCGGGGACCCGCCGCGCAGACCCCGCCTCCCGCAGCGCGAAGTGCCCCCCGGCCTCGCCCGTCCACAGCGCGTTGACACCGGGTCCACCGGCCATTGACGCCCACCCTGCGACAGTTCATTCCGGGCCCTGAACCTCCAGGGGCCTGTGCAGGAGAACGCGACAGCCGAGGGGGTGAAGAGAATGACGGACGAGCCGAAGGTCTGGGTGGCCCCCAGCCTCGCCGATGAGGTCTTCGAGGCTGAGCTGCGGTGCAACTGCGGCTGTGACGCCCAGCAGGGCGCCGGCGCCGGCGCCAGCGTCATCTGACGTGTTCGCCGAGACAGCACCGACCTTGGGAGGAGGTGATTCCCATGGAGATCGAAGAGCGGCAGTGGATTGCCCCGGCAATGAGTGCGGTGGTTTTCGAAGCCCAGCTTGAGTGCGCGTGCCGTTGCGGCGCGTCCGCGGGCAGTGGCGGCGGCTCGGGCGGCGAGGTCATCTGACGGACCCCCGGCCAGGCAACGGGCGTGCCGACGAACGGCCCAGCCGTCCGTCGGCACGCCCTCCGCAGGAGACACCCGCCCCACCGGAAACGTACAGCGCCAGGAAGAGAGCAAGCAGTGCTGACAGACATGCTGGAGGAACTGATAGTCCCGCCCGACCTTGTGGAGTTCCGCACAAGCGGGAGGCGGATGGTGGTCAATCCCGAACTCTCGTCCTGGTGCACGCCCGACGAGGAGCAGTACCGGACACTGAGGGCGGTCGCCAGGCGGGAACCGCGGCTCGACCGGGACCGGACCGCTCTGGAACGGGACCTCGGCTACTTGCTGCTGCACTACATGATCTACCGGCCCGGGGCCGTCCCGAAGCCGCAAGTGGCGCTCCCGCAGCTGAAGATGGTCTACTACGCGATCACCGACGGGTGCAATCTCCGCTGTCCCTACTGCTACGCGTCGTCCGAGAAGGCGCTGCCGGGAGAGCTCAGCACTGCCGAGTCCATGAAGCTGGTCGACGACGCGGCCGAGATGGGCGCGCCTCTGATGATCTTCACCGGTGGCGAACCGATGATGCGGCGCGATCTGTTCGACGTCGTGCGCCATGTCCGCGCCCGCGGCATGCGCGCGAACATCATCACCAACGGCACCCTGGTGCGTACGGCTGAGACGGCCGCGCAGATGGCGGAGCTCTTCGACGTGGTCACGGTGTCCATGGACGGCGCGACCCGGGAGAAGCACGAGAAGACCCGGGGACGTGGCACCTTCGACAAGACGGTCCAGGCCCTGCGTCTGCTCAACGAACAGGGCGTCAAGCCCATCATCAACCACGTCCTGAGCAAGGACAGCGTCCAGAGCGTGCAGGAGTTCTCCGAATTCATCCGCGGCTTCGACATCGCGTTCCTGCGCTGCATGCAGCAGTCGACACTCGGCCGGGGGAAGGAGGACGACGGGACGTTCGAATGGAACAACTACATCGACATGTTCGACTTCGCCTGGACCAGCCCCGCTTCCCAGGGGGTCTTCACTGAGGGCCCGAAGGCCGCCAAGCCTTGCTCTGTCAAGGGGAACTGCGGCATGGGCGGCACCGAGATCTATGTCAACTCACTCGGCAACGTGTATCCCTGCAAGCTGATCACCGGCGCCACCGACATCGCGGGGAACGTGCGCACACAGCGCCTCTCCGACATCTTTGCGAACCCGGTGCTGGCCGCGATGCGGGCGTCGTCGCCCATCGCCGGCGGTGGATCGGTGCACGCGGACTGCACGAAGTGCTACATCCGGGGCGGCTGCGGCGGCGGGTGCCGTGGATACCACCTGGCCAGGTCCGGCGACTACACGCGCAACAGCCGTACGCTCTGCCGCCAGCTGCGGCACCAGCAGGTCTCCGCGTACTGGGCCTCCACCGGCCTTCCGCCGAAGACCCTCGTCGCCGACCAGGGGGCGTACATCCCCTACCTCGTGCGTACCGGCGAGGTCCACGAGGTGTTCGAGGACTGGAAGGCGGAGCAGGTGCCCGCCTTCTCGAAACAACTGCCGCTGCTGAGCGTCGGCGGCAAGGAGAAAGGTTGTTCGGTATGACCAAGCAGATCAGTCCGGACGTGGT
The Streptacidiphilus albus JL83 genome window above contains:
- the stsB gene encoding StsB family radical SAM/SPASM domain sactipeptide maturase, producing MLEELIVPPDLVEFRTSGRRMVVNPELSSWCTPDEEQYRTLRAVARREPRLDRDRTALERDLGYLLLHYMIYRPGAVPKPQVALPQLKMVYYAITDGCNLRCPYCYASSEKALPGELSTAESMKLVDDAAEMGAPLMIFTGGEPMMRRDLFDVVRHVRARGMRANIITNGTLVRTAETAAQMAELFDVVTVSMDGATREKHEKTRGRGTFDKTVQALRLLNEQGVKPIINHVLSKDSVQSVQEFSEFIRGFDIAFLRCMQQSTLGRGKEDDGTFEWNNYIDMFDFAWTSPASQGVFTEGPKAAKPCSVKGNCGMGGTEIYVNSLGNVYPCKLITGATDIAGNVRTQRLSDIFANPVLAAMRASSPIAGGGSVHADCTKCYIRGGCGGGCRGYHLARSGDYTRNSRTLCRQLRHQQVSAYWASTGLPPKTLVADQGAYIPYLVRTGEVHEVFEDWKAEQVPAFSKQLPLLSVGGKEKGCSV
- a CDS encoding inorganic phosphate transporter is translated as MGNDFLLVLVVVTALAFDFTNGFHDTGNAMATSIATGALGPRVAVALSGLLNLVGAFLSLSVAATIASGLVDTNLVTLTVVFAGLAGGITWNLLTWFLGIPSSSSHALIGGVVGATLAAAGGHAVKWHGLFQKVIIPAGLSPVIAGLIAAIGTYLVYLISRRVSEGARGHGFRIGQIGSASMVSLAHGTNDAQKTMGVITLALIANGTLHSGAKAPFWVILSCALAISIGTYTGGWRVIRTLGKGLVEIEAPQGMAAESSSAAVILLSSHFGYSLSTTHVATGSILGTGVGKKGATVRWSVAGRMATAWLLTLPAAGAVGAAGYGLAHVVGGTAGVLVDLAILLAVAGLIYAKSRATAVSHSNVNSEWTGSVAPSAPVKEVAAV
- a CDS encoding DUF3349 domain-containing protein — translated: MALPPFLSAVITWLRAGYPEGVPEHDYLPLFALLSRRLPDADVAALADELADVGDPASAQAIRAAIATATRAEPLDADVARVSSRLAAAGWPLARPDHLDHD